From Arthrobacter sp. FW306-2-2C-D06B, a single genomic window includes:
- the infB gene encoding translation initiation factor IF-2, translating to MAKVRVHELAKELGITSKDAVTKLQELGEFVRSASSTIEAPVVKKLRDAYPGAGAAKAAAPAAPRVAAPVAPAAPAAPAASRPAPGPAAPKAPVPAPKAETPAPAAPAAPAAAASPISAKPGARPAPKAEAPAPARPGSQAPRPGGPRPGNNPFATSQGMPRGRGDGERPPRPGNNPFATSQGMPRSGGRTDGERPGGPRPAAGAGGPRPAAGSGGPRPGAPRPGAPRPGAPRPAGGPAGNRPTPGMMPNRTERPAPGGAGRPGGAGRPGGGGPGRPGGAPGAGTGGGAPAGGGFGKGGRGRGGTQGAFGKGGAGRGKQRKSKRAKRQELEQMSAPSLGGVSVPRGDGNTVVRLRRGSSITDFADKIEANPAALVTVLFHLGEMATATQSLDEDTFGLLGVELGYKIQVVSPEDEERELLDSFDIDLDAELEAEGDDVLEPRPPVVTVMGHVDHGKTRLLDAIRKTNVVAGEHGGITQHIGAYQISHIHEGTPRDITFIDTPGHEAFTAMRARGAKVTDIAILVVAADDGVMPQTVEALNHAQAANVPIVVAVNKIDKEGANPDKVKGQLTEYGLVPEEYGGDTMFVEVSARQNINIDELIDAVLLTADAALDLRANPDKDARGIAIEANLDKGRGSVATVLVQSGTLAVGDTIVAGTAHGRVRAMFDEDGNALDVALPSRPVQVLGLSNVPRAGDTFLVTSDERTARQIAEKREAADRNAALAKRRKRISLEDFDQAVAAGKIDTLNLILKGDVSGAVEALEDALLKIDVGDEDVQLRVIHRGVGAITQNDVNLATVDNAIIIGFNVKPAERVADLADREGVDMRFYSVIYSAIDDIELALKGMLKPEYEEVQLGTAEVREVFRSSKFGNIAGSIVRSGIIRRNTKARVSRDGKVIGDNLTVETLKRFKDDATEVRTDFECGIGLGSYNDINEGDIIETFEMREKPRV from the coding sequence GTGGCCAAGGTCCGCGTACATGAGCTCGCCAAAGAGCTCGGTATTACTTCCAAAGATGCAGTGACGAAACTGCAGGAATTGGGCGAATTCGTTCGCTCCGCCTCTTCAACAATTGAGGCACCGGTCGTGAAGAAGCTTCGCGACGCCTACCCGGGTGCCGGCGCTGCAAAGGCCGCTGCCCCGGCAGCACCTCGCGTTGCAGCCCCCGTGGCACCTGCCGCACCTGCCGCACCCGCGGCATCCCGCCCGGCTCCGGGCCCCGCTGCGCCCAAGGCTCCGGTTCCGGCCCCCAAGGCTGAGACCCCAGCCCCGGCGGCGCCTGCGGCTCCCGCAGCTGCGGCAAGTCCTATTTCCGCCAAGCCGGGTGCCCGTCCGGCACCCAAGGCCGAAGCCCCTGCCCCGGCACGTCCGGGCAGCCAGGCACCGCGGCCCGGCGGTCCCCGTCCGGGCAACAACCCGTTCGCGACCTCGCAGGGCATGCCCCGCGGCCGTGGCGACGGCGAGCGTCCTCCCCGTCCGGGCAACAACCCCTTCGCAACATCGCAGGGCATGCCCCGTTCCGGCGGCCGCACTGACGGCGAACGTCCCGGCGGTCCGCGTCCCGCGGCCGGCGCAGGCGGTCCCCGCCCCGCAGCCGGTTCCGGTGGTCCGCGTCCGGGCGCTCCGCGCCCCGGTGCTCCCCGTCCGGGCGCTCCGCGTCCCGCAGGTGGCCCCGCAGGAAACCGTCCTACCCCGGGCATGATGCCCAACCGCACCGAGCGTCCGGCTCCCGGTGGCGCAGGCCGTCCGGGTGGCGCTGGCCGTCCCGGCGGTGGCGGCCCCGGCCGTCCGGGTGGCGCTCCTGGCGCAGGCACCGGTGGCGGAGCTCCCGCCGGCGGTGGCTTCGGCAAGGGTGGCCGCGGACGCGGCGGTACCCAAGGTGCCTTCGGCAAGGGTGGCGCAGGACGCGGCAAGCAGCGCAAGTCGAAGCGTGCAAAGCGTCAGGAACTGGAGCAGATGAGTGCTCCGTCGCTGGGCGGCGTCTCCGTACCCCGCGGCGACGGCAACACCGTGGTCCGGCTCCGTCGTGGCTCGTCCATCACGGACTTCGCCGACAAGATCGAGGCGAACCCCGCCGCGCTGGTGACCGTACTGTTCCACCTCGGTGAAATGGCAACGGCCACGCAGTCCCTGGACGAAGACACCTTCGGCCTGCTGGGTGTTGAACTCGGCTACAAGATCCAGGTTGTTTCGCCGGAAGACGAAGAGCGCGAGCTCCTCGACTCCTTCGACATCGACCTCGATGCCGAACTGGAAGCCGAAGGCGACGACGTCCTCGAACCTCGTCCCCCGGTTGTCACCGTCATGGGTCACGTTGACCACGGTAAGACCCGTCTGCTCGACGCCATCCGGAAGACCAACGTGGTTGCCGGCGAACACGGCGGCATCACGCAGCACATCGGTGCCTACCAGATCAGCCATATCCACGAGGGCACTCCGCGCGACATCACCTTCATTGACACCCCCGGTCACGAGGCGTTCACCGCCATGCGTGCACGTGGTGCCAAGGTCACCGACATCGCCATCCTGGTTGTCGCAGCCGACGACGGCGTCATGCCGCAGACGGTGGAAGCACTCAACCACGCACAAGCGGCCAACGTGCCGATCGTCGTCGCGGTCAACAAGATCGACAAGGAAGGTGCGAACCCGGACAAGGTCAAGGGCCAGCTCACCGAGTACGGTCTGGTTCCCGAAGAATACGGTGGCGACACCATGTTCGTTGAGGTTTCTGCCCGCCAGAACATCAACATCGACGAACTGATCGACGCCGTCCTGCTGACCGCAGACGCCGCTCTGGACCTGCGCGCCAACCCGGACAAGGACGCTCGAGGCATTGCCATCGAAGCGAACCTGGACAAGGGCCGCGGTTCCGTGGCCACCGTCCTGGTCCAGTCCGGTACCCTGGCCGTTGGCGACACGATCGTGGCCGGTACGGCCCACGGCCGCGTCCGTGCCATGTTCGACGAAGACGGCAACGCCCTCGACGTCGCGCTTCCGTCCCGTCCGGTCCAGGTCCTGGGTCTGTCCAACGTTCCGCGTGCAGGCGACACCTTCCTGGTGACCTCTGACGAGCGTACGGCCCGCCAGATCGCTGAAAAGCGTGAAGCAGCCGACCGCAACGCGGCACTGGCCAAGCGTCGCAAGCGCATCAGCCTGGAAGACTTCGACCAGGCAGTTGCCGCGGGCAAGATCGACACCCTCAACCTCATCCTCAAGGGTGACGTTTCCGGTGCCGTCGAAGCCCTCGAAGACGCACTGCTCAAGATCGATGTCGGCGACGAAGACGTTCAACTGCGCGTCATCCACCGCGGTGTGGGTGCCATCACGCAGAACGACGTCAACCTCGCCACGGTGGACAACGCCATCATCATCGGCTTCAACGTCAAGCCCGCCGAGCGCGTGGCCGACCTTGCCGATCGCGAAGGCGTGGACATGCGCTTCTACTCCGTCATCTACTCGGCAATCGATGACATCGAGCTGGCCCTCAAGGGCATGCTCAAGCCGGAGTACGAGGAAGTCCAGCTCGGTACCGCCGAGGTCCGCGAAGTCTTCCGCTCTTCCAAGTTCGGAAACATCGCTGGTTCCATCGTGCGCTCGGGCATCATCCGCCGTAACACGAAGGCACGCGTCAGCCGCGATGGCAAGGTCATCGGCGACAACCTCACCGTTGAGACGCTCAAGCGCTTCAAGGACGACGCCACCGAGGTCCGCACGGACTTCGAGTGTGGTATCGGTCTTGGCTCGTACAACGACATCAACGAAGGTGACATCATCGAGACCTTCGAGATGCGCGAAAAGCCGCGCGTCTAA
- the rbfA gene encoding 30S ribosome-binding factor RbfA produces MADPARAAKLAQRIKVVVAEALGRRIKDPRVEGITITDARVTNDLQHATVYYTVFGDEAAHSDAVRALEKAKGVLRQEVGRNITVRLTPTLEFVADLIPVNASNLEELLRTAKQRDAEVAALAAGAKHAGDADPYKSDAPQDADIDEDDFDEEDIDLRADEDIDEDGGK; encoded by the coding sequence ATGGCTGATCCGGCACGCGCTGCCAAGTTGGCGCAGCGGATTAAGGTTGTTGTTGCTGAAGCACTGGGCCGGCGGATCAAGGATCCTCGGGTTGAGGGCATCACTATTACCGATGCCCGCGTCACCAACGATCTTCAGCACGCCACCGTGTACTACACCGTCTTCGGTGACGAAGCCGCTCATTCGGATGCTGTTCGGGCGTTGGAGAAGGCCAAGGGTGTTTTGCGCCAGGAAGTGGGCCGCAACATCACGGTGCGGCTGACTCCTACCTTGGAATTCGTTGCGGACCTTATTCCGGTCAACGCCTCGAACCTTGAGGAGCTGTTGCGCACCGCCAAGCAGCGCGACGCCGAGGTGGCCGCCCTGGCCGCCGGCGCCAAGCACGCGGGCGACGCAGACCCTTACAAGAGCGATGCCCCGCAAGATGCGGACATCGACGAAGACGATTTTGATGAAGAAGACATCGACCTCCGTGCCGATGAGGACATCGACGAAGACGGCGGCAAGTAG
- a CDS encoding nucleoside deaminase encodes MSAHDAAPSPEDYLEHALRLAVQNVADGGGPFGAVVVTPDGRLHDGVNRVTRDNDPTAHAEVVAIRRAASELGSFDLSGSVLYSSCEPCPLCLSAALWSRVSRVYFAADRHGAAAAGFDDAVFYEYFDGSRPELLPVQHTEVAASEAPFDAWRGHKNRTKY; translated from the coding sequence ATGTCGGCCCACGATGCAGCTCCGAGTCCCGAAGACTACCTCGAACACGCCCTGCGGCTCGCGGTTCAGAACGTGGCCGACGGCGGCGGCCCTTTCGGCGCCGTCGTGGTCACCCCGGACGGACGGCTCCATGACGGCGTCAACCGGGTCACCCGCGACAACGACCCCACGGCGCACGCCGAAGTGGTGGCTATCCGGCGGGCGGCGTCGGAACTGGGAAGCTTCGATCTCAGCGGCTCGGTGCTCTACTCAAGCTGCGAACCGTGCCCTTTGTGCCTCTCGGCGGCCCTGTGGAGCAGGGTCAGCCGCGTCTACTTTGCCGCGGATCGGCACGGGGCCGCGGCCGCGGGCTTCGACGATGCAGTGTTCTACGAATATTTCGACGGCAGCAGGCCTGAACTACTGCCCGTCCAACATACCGAGGTCGCGGCATCGGAGGCTCCCTTCGATGCCTGGCGCGGGCACAAGAACCGGACCAAATACTGA
- a CDS encoding pyridoxal phosphate-dependent aminotransferase, with translation MPELAAHVREVPVNQIREITEAAWSTPGAIVLSIGEPGFALPRHILDAGIACLDRDETNYTPNAGIPALREAFADRFRAHNKVDLGAERVYVVDGAQQGLHFAMSLLLSPGDEILIPNPGYPTFAMTSHLLHAVPVRYPLYPEHEFQPRIEDIEALITPRTKVLVLNSPSNPLGAVICEETTRQLVELAVKHDLWIISDECYEAFTFDVPHTSPARFDSTVPGEARVFTSLTLSKTYGLTGLRIGALICPPGLERKMNNVMEAIVSCVASPSQYAAVAALTGPQDYVDTAREHYRSNRDAASAVLAEKGIPFLGAQGAFYLWADVSHVSGGDVRTWVRTFLADSGVAVAPGTAFGSIGEGWIRIALCGDHQQLLDGVGRLPERV, from the coding sequence ATGCCTGAGCTTGCCGCACACGTCCGCGAAGTGCCCGTGAACCAGATCCGCGAAATTACCGAGGCCGCCTGGAGCACCCCCGGGGCAATTGTCCTGAGCATCGGCGAGCCCGGCTTCGCGCTCCCCCGGCACATCCTGGACGCGGGGATCGCGTGCCTGGACAGGGACGAGACCAACTACACCCCCAATGCCGGGATCCCGGCGCTGCGTGAGGCCTTCGCCGATCGGTTCCGTGCCCACAACAAGGTGGACCTCGGGGCCGAGCGCGTGTACGTCGTGGACGGGGCCCAGCAGGGGCTGCACTTCGCGATGAGCCTGCTCCTCTCCCCGGGCGACGAGATCCTGATTCCCAATCCGGGCTACCCCACTTTTGCCATGACGAGCCATTTGCTGCACGCCGTCCCGGTGCGGTACCCGCTTTATCCCGAGCACGAATTCCAACCCCGCATCGAGGACATCGAGGCACTGATCACTCCCCGCACCAAGGTGTTGGTCCTGAATTCGCCGTCGAATCCCCTGGGCGCGGTGATCTGCGAGGAAACAACGCGCCAGCTCGTGGAATTGGCCGTCAAACACGATCTGTGGATCATTTCCGACGAATGCTACGAAGCCTTCACCTTCGATGTTCCGCACACGAGTCCCGCCCGTTTCGACAGCACCGTTCCCGGGGAGGCCCGGGTCTTCACGTCCCTGACCTTGTCCAAAACGTACGGGCTGACCGGCCTGCGGATCGGCGCGCTCATTTGCCCGCCGGGCCTGGAACGGAAGATGAACAACGTCATGGAAGCGATCGTTTCCTGCGTGGCTTCGCCTTCCCAATACGCTGCGGTCGCTGCGCTGACCGGCCCGCAGGACTATGTGGACACCGCACGCGAGCATTACCGTTCAAACCGCGACGCCGCCTCGGCAGTGCTCGCGGAGAAGGGCATTCCCTTCCTGGGCGCGCAGGGAGCTTTCTATCTCTGGGCGGACGTCTCGCATGTGAGCGGCGGGGACGTGCGTACCTGGGTGCGCACCTTCCTGGCGGACTCCGGAGTGGCCGTGGCACCTGGCACCGCGTTCGGTTCCATCGGCGAGGGGTGGATCAGGATCGCGTTGTGCGGTGATCACCAGCAGCTGCTCGACGGCGTCGGGCGGCTTCCGGAGCGCGTGTGA
- the truB gene encoding tRNA pseudouridine(55) synthase TruB, protein MLSGLVIVDKPQGWTSHDVVGRMRRLAGTRKVGHAGTLDPMATGVLVLGINKATRLLTYIVGTSKTYSATIRLGESTITDDAEGDITESRSAAGVTEEAIRAGVAQLSGEIQQVPSSVSAIKVNGERSYARVRSGQEVKLAARPVTIHRFEIHAIRKVDDGRVVDIDVTVECSSGTYIRALARDLGEALGVGGHLTVLRRTQVGPYSLEQARTLEQLAEELEVLDMSAAARALMPNRELSDAETTEISFGRRIAAGPAAGTADAATAENPAAAFSPSGELVALLADAGSFAKPVLVFAPDNEKQAH, encoded by the coding sequence GTGCTTTCTGGACTGGTAATCGTTGACAAGCCGCAAGGATGGACCAGCCACGATGTGGTTGGACGGATGCGGCGACTGGCCGGTACCCGGAAAGTGGGCCATGCAGGGACCCTGGATCCCATGGCCACCGGGGTCCTTGTGCTTGGCATCAACAAGGCGACTCGACTGTTGACGTACATCGTCGGCACCTCCAAGACGTACTCCGCCACCATCCGGCTCGGCGAATCAACCATCACGGACGATGCCGAAGGCGACATCACCGAAAGCCGCAGCGCCGCCGGAGTCACCGAGGAAGCCATCCGCGCCGGCGTCGCGCAGCTCAGCGGCGAGATCCAGCAGGTTCCCAGCAGCGTCAGCGCCATCAAGGTCAACGGCGAACGGTCCTACGCGCGCGTCCGTTCGGGGCAAGAGGTCAAGCTCGCCGCCCGGCCAGTGACCATCCACCGTTTCGAGATCCACGCCATCCGGAAGGTCGACGACGGCAGGGTGGTAGACATCGATGTGACCGTCGAGTGCTCCTCGGGCACCTACATCCGTGCGCTGGCGCGCGACCTCGGCGAGGCCCTCGGCGTCGGCGGCCATCTCACGGTGCTGCGCCGCACCCAAGTGGGGCCGTACTCCCTGGAGCAGGCCCGCACCCTTGAACAGCTTGCCGAGGAACTCGAAGTCCTCGACATGTCCGCCGCCGCCCGCGCGCTCATGCCCAACCGGGAGTTGAGCGACGCCGAAACCACCGAGATCTCCTTTGGCCGCAGGATCGCCGCGGGACCCGCAGCCGGCACGGCCGACGCGGCCACCGCCGAGAACCCCGCGGCCGCGTTCTCACCGTCAGGGGAGCTCGTGGCGCTGTTGGCCGATGCGGGGAGTTTCGCCAAGCCCGTCCTCGTGTTCGCGCCTGACAACGAAAAGCAGGCACACTAG
- a CDS encoding bifunctional riboflavin kinase/FAD synthetase: MVHIWNDPTEVPEDFGPSVVTIGNFDGVHRGHQQVLTQLLRTAGQHGVRSVVVTFDPHPALVHRPDSAPELLMGLQDKLDALADTGVDAVLVMKYNLTLAAMTPEEFVVNVLLDGLHAAHVVVGHDLRFGVGNSGDVGTMQELGRKLGFGVHVVNEFGAEGFPVHDDGGTDRRCSSTWVREALAEGDVETAAAVLGRPHRMRGEVVHGAARGRALGFPTANLDHGATGYVPADGIYAGWLVDESGTRWPAAISVGSNPTFDGVSRQVEAHVIDRPEEEVEDFNLYGQTVVVEFTSRLRGMVAYRGPEALVEQMRLDVAQAHDLLLDK; the protein is encoded by the coding sequence ATGGTCCACATCTGGAACGATCCCACCGAGGTCCCCGAGGATTTCGGTCCCAGCGTCGTTACCATCGGCAACTTTGACGGCGTCCATCGCGGACACCAGCAGGTGCTGACGCAACTTCTGCGCACCGCGGGGCAGCACGGCGTGCGGTCCGTCGTCGTGACGTTCGATCCCCACCCGGCCCTGGTCCACCGGCCCGACTCCGCACCGGAGCTCCTCATGGGGTTGCAGGACAAGCTCGATGCCCTGGCCGACACGGGCGTGGATGCCGTCCTCGTCATGAAGTACAACCTCACGCTGGCGGCCATGACGCCCGAGGAATTCGTCGTCAACGTCCTGCTCGACGGGCTCCACGCGGCACACGTTGTGGTGGGCCACGATCTCCGTTTCGGCGTGGGAAATTCCGGCGACGTCGGCACCATGCAGGAATTGGGCAGGAAACTCGGATTCGGCGTCCACGTGGTCAACGAATTCGGCGCGGAAGGCTTTCCCGTACATGACGACGGCGGCACGGACCGCCGCTGTTCCTCCACTTGGGTGCGCGAGGCCCTCGCCGAGGGCGACGTCGAGACCGCGGCCGCCGTCCTCGGCCGCCCGCACAGGATGCGCGGCGAAGTGGTCCACGGCGCCGCGCGCGGACGCGCCCTGGGCTTTCCCACGGCGAACCTGGACCACGGCGCCACGGGCTACGTCCCCGCGGACGGGATCTACGCCGGCTGGCTCGTGGACGAATCCGGAACGCGCTGGCCCGCCGCGATTTCGGTCGGTTCCAACCCTACGTTCGACGGCGTGAGCCGCCAGGTGGAAGCCCACGTGATCGACCGCCCGGAGGAGGAAGTGGAGGACTTCAACCTCTACGGCCAGACCGTCGTGGTGGAATTCACTTCGAGGCTGCGGGGCATGGTGGCCTACCGCGGACCCGAGGCCCTCGTAGAGCAGATGCGCCTGGACGTCGCCCAGGCCCACGATCTCCTGCTGGACAAGTAG
- the kynA gene encoding tryptophan 2,3-dioxygenase encodes MSVEKNTRPLDEGIVKDFSSRMSYGSYLQLPLLLSAQQPVSQPEHHDELLFIIQHQTTELWLKLVLHELRSAAAWLRQDDLGSALKAIARVKHIQKTLTEQWSVLATLTPTEYSQFRSFLGNASGFQSSQYRAVEFILGNKNAKMLPVFDSDPESRTMLEELLNAPSIYDEFLAYLDRHGYDVPRSVLDRDVTRAHEFDPGLLPLFKHIYEHAADNWPAYEACEELVDLEDNFQLWRFRHLRTVQRTIGMKTGTGGSSGVSFLKKALDLTFFPELFAVRTEIGQ; translated from the coding sequence GTGAGCGTTGAGAAGAACACCCGGCCACTCGACGAAGGCATCGTCAAGGACTTCAGCTCACGCATGAGCTACGGCTCCTACCTGCAACTGCCCTTGCTGCTCAGCGCCCAGCAACCTGTCAGCCAGCCGGAGCACCATGACGAACTCCTGTTCATCATCCAGCACCAAACCACCGAGCTCTGGCTGAAGCTGGTCCTGCACGAGCTCCGGAGCGCAGCCGCATGGCTGCGCCAGGACGACCTTGGCTCCGCGCTCAAGGCCATCGCACGCGTCAAGCACATCCAGAAAACGCTCACAGAACAGTGGTCGGTGCTCGCCACGCTCACCCCTACCGAGTACTCCCAGTTCCGTAGCTTCCTGGGCAATGCCTCCGGGTTCCAGTCGAGCCAGTACCGCGCCGTAGAGTTCATCCTCGGCAACAAGAACGCGAAGATGTTGCCGGTGTTCGACTCGGATCCGGAGTCCAGGACCATGCTGGAGGAGCTCTTGAACGCCCCGAGCATCTACGACGAATTCCTGGCCTACCTGGACCGGCACGGCTACGACGTTCCACGGTCCGTCCTGGACCGGGACGTGACCCGTGCCCACGAGTTTGACCCCGGGCTCCTGCCCCTTTTCAAGCACATCTACGAACATGCCGCAGACAACTGGCCGGCCTACGAAGCCTGCGAGGAATTGGTGGACCTGGAAGACAACTTCCAATTGTGGCGCTTCCGGCACCTCCGTACGGTGCAGCGGACCATCGGCATGAAGACGGGAACCGGAGGTTCAAGCGGCGTTTCCTTCTTGAAGAAGGCGCTCGATTTGACGTTCTTCCCTGAGCTTTTCGCAGTCCGGACCGAGATCGGGCAGTGA
- the rpsO gene encoding 30S ribosomal protein S15 yields MALEAAVKQSIIEAYATSKGDTGSPEVQIAVLTQRIKDLTEHMKEHKHDFHTQRGLLAMVGRRKRMLGYLKKTDIARYRALIERLGLRR; encoded by the coding sequence GTGGCACTTGAAGCCGCTGTTAAGCAGTCCATCATCGAGGCATACGCAACGTCCAAGGGCGACACTGGTTCGCCGGAGGTCCAGATTGCAGTCCTGACTCAGCGGATCAAGGATCTGACTGAGCACATGAAGGAGCACAAGCACGACTTCCACACCCAGCGCGGTCTGCTGGCTATGGTTGGTCGTCGCAAGCGCATGCTGGGCTACCTCAAGAAGACTGACATTGCCCGCTACCGTGCGCTCATCGAGCGCCTCGGCCTGCGCCGCTAG
- a CDS encoding polyribonucleotide nucleotidyltransferase, which yields MEGPEIQFSEAIIDNGRFGKRVIRFETGRLAKQAAGAAMVYIDEDTALLSATTAGKSPREGFDFFPLTVDVEERMYAAGRIPGSFFRREGRPSTEAILACRLMDRPLRPAFVKGLRNEVQIVVTVLAINPDELYDVVAINASSMSTQLSGLPFSGPIGGVRVALVADEQGTEWVAFPKHSQLENAVFNMVVAGRIAGDDVAIMMVEAEATDNSWNLIKEQGATAPTEEVVSEGLEAAKPFIKALCEAQADLASRAAKPTVEFPVFLDYQDDAYAAVEAAAAEKLAAVFQIADKQDRDNASDELKDEVLGALAGEFEGREKELSAAFRSLTKQVVRQRILKDQIRIDGRGLTDIRQLTAEVEVLPRVHGSAIFERGETQIMGVTTLNMLKMEQQIDSLSPVTRKRYMHNYNFPPYSTGETGRVGSPKRREIGHGALAERALVPVLPSREEFPYAIRQVSEALSSNGSTSMGSVCASTLSLLNAGVPLKAAVAGIAMGLVSDQVDGQTRYAALTDILGAEDAFGDMDFKVAGTSEFVTAIQLDTKLDGIPASVLAAALKQAREARLHILDVINAAIDTPDELSEFAPRVIAVNIPVDKIGEVIGPKGKMINQIQEDTGADISIEDDGTVYIGATNGPSAEAARAAINAIANPQIPEIGERYLGTVVKTTTFGAFVSLTPGKDGLLHISELRKLASGKRVDNVDDVVSVGQKIQVEITKIDDRGKLSLSPVVAEEEGAASEETPAEEAEVSAE from the coding sequence ATGGAGGGTCCCGAAATCCAGTTCTCAGAAGCCATCATCGACAACGGCCGCTTCGGCAAGCGTGTTATCCGCTTCGAAACCGGCCGCCTCGCCAAGCAGGCAGCCGGCGCCGCGATGGTCTACATCGACGAAGACACCGCGCTGCTGTCCGCAACCACCGCAGGCAAGTCCCCGCGTGAAGGCTTCGACTTCTTCCCGCTGACCGTCGACGTCGAAGAGCGCATGTACGCCGCCGGCCGCATCCCGGGCTCGTTCTTCCGCCGTGAGGGCCGCCCGTCCACCGAAGCCATCCTGGCTTGCCGCCTCATGGACCGCCCCCTGCGCCCCGCGTTCGTCAAGGGCCTGCGCAACGAGGTCCAGATCGTCGTCACCGTCCTGGCGATCAACCCGGACGAGCTTTACGACGTGGTGGCCATCAACGCCTCGTCCATGTCCACCCAGCTCTCCGGACTCCCGTTCTCCGGCCCGATCGGTGGCGTCCGCGTCGCCCTCGTCGCCGACGAACAGGGCACCGAGTGGGTTGCTTTCCCGAAGCACTCCCAGCTTGAGAACGCCGTCTTCAACATGGTTGTTGCCGGCCGCATCGCCGGTGACGACGTCGCCATCATGATGGTTGAAGCCGAAGCCACGGATAACTCCTGGAACCTCATCAAGGAACAGGGCGCCACCGCTCCCACCGAAGAGGTCGTTTCCGAGGGTCTCGAGGCCGCCAAGCCGTTCATCAAGGCCCTGTGCGAGGCCCAGGCTGACCTGGCCTCCCGCGCTGCCAAGCCGACCGTTGAATTCCCGGTCTTCCTGGACTACCAGGACGACGCCTACGCCGCTGTTGAAGCTGCCGCTGCCGAGAAGCTTGCCGCTGTCTTCCAGATCGCCGACAAGCAGGACCGCGACAACGCCTCCGACGAGCTCAAGGACGAAGTCCTTGGTGCCCTCGCCGGCGAGTTCGAGGGCCGCGAGAAGGAACTCTCCGCAGCCTTCCGCTCCCTGACCAAGCAGGTTGTCCGCCAGCGCATCCTCAAGGACCAGATCCGCATCGACGGCCGTGGCCTGACGGACATCCGCCAGCTGACCGCCGAGGTAGAAGTCCTGCCGCGCGTTCACGGCTCCGCCATCTTCGAACGTGGCGAAACCCAGATCATGGGTGTCACCACGCTGAACATGCTCAAGATGGAACAGCAGATCGACTCGCTGTCTCCCGTCACGCGCAAGCGCTACATGCACAACTACAACTTCCCGCCGTACTCCACCGGTGAGACCGGCCGCGTCGGTTCCCCGAAGCGCCGCGAAATCGGCCACGGTGCACTCGCCGAGCGCGCCCTGGTTCCGGTTCTGCCGTCCCGCGAGGAATTCCCGTACGCCATTCGCCAGGTGTCCGAGGCCCTCAGCTCCAACGGTTCGACGTCGATGGGTTCCGTTTGTGCCTCCACACTGTCCCTGCTCAACGCAGGTGTGCCGTTGAAGGCAGCTGTTGCCGGTATCGCCATGGGCCTGGTTTCCGACCAGGTTGACGGTCAGACCCGCTACGCGGCCCTGACCGACATCCTCGGCGCCGAAGACGCTTTCGGCGACATGGACTTCAAGGTTGCCGGTACGTCCGAGTTCGTCACCGCCATCCAGCTCGACACCAAGCTCGACGGCATCCCGGCATCGGTCCTGGCTGCAGCCCTGAAGCAGGCCCGCGAAGCCCGCCTGCACATCCTGGACGTCATCAACGCCGCGATCGACACTCCGGACGAGCTCTCCGAGTTCGCACCGCGCGTGATCGCCGTCAACATCCCCGTTGACAAGATCGGTGAGGTCATTGGCCCCAAGGGCAAGATGATCAACCAGATCCAGGAAGACACCGGCGCCGACATCTCCATCGAGGACGACGGCACCGTCTACATCGGCGCTACCAACGGTCCGTCCGCAGAAGCAGCCCGCGCCGCGATCAACGCCATCGCCAACCCGCAGATCCCGGAAATCGGTGAGCGTTACCTGGGCACGGTCGTCAAGACCACCACCTTCGGTGCGTTCGTTTCCCTGACCCCGGGCAAGGACGGCCTGCTGCACATCTCCGAGCTGCGCAAGCTGGCCAGCGGCAAGCGCGTGGACAACGTCGACGACGTCGTCTCCGTGGGCCAGAAGATCCAGGTCGAGATCACCAAGATCGACGACCGCGGCAAGCTCTCCCTCTCCCCGGTTGTGGCCGAGGAAGAAGGCGCCGCCTCTGAAGAAACTCCCGCCGAAGAGGCTGAAGTTTCCGCCGAGTAG